Genomic segment of Streptococcus australis:
GACATCATCAACAGTGTAGTAAGAAGGATAAATCCCTGTCATGTTGTCTGTGATTTTTCCTGAAAAAGCAATGACTAATTCAACTTGACCAGCCTCAGCTAATTCGATATGCAGGGCTTCATTTTCATGATCAACTGTAAATGGACGAGCTTGACCCGCAACTTCTACAGAAGCGATTTCCAAGTCTTTTTGGTGAAGGGAAATACGGTCACTCTGTGCTTGACCAGTGATGGTCACCTTCCCAGAAAAGGTCTTGGTCTCACGACTCAAGTCTAAAAATAAATCATAGTGTTCAGGAACAAATTGCGTAATAAAATGTTCAACTGCTTGCATAGTTTTCTCCTATTCTAAGTTTAAGAGTTTTACTCTTATTCAAACAAACTTATTATATCATGTTTTACTTAAGAAAAAAGGATTGGACAGTAATTTCCAAAACTTTCTTTCTACTATAGTTTACTGTGGATAAACCTTGCGAAATTCTTCCAAAACAACCTTGCTGTCAGGTGTAAAAGTCAGTCCTGCCTCTCTCAGCCACTCGGCGAAACAGTCCTTATGAACCTGACGCCAATAGGCTAGGGATTTGTCACCTTCCCCTTCCTTAAAGGCATGTTCAGCAGAAACTTGATTAAAGGATTCGACAGAGACCTTTGTAATTTCGACAATGCAGACAGCTCGATCTTGGCTATCTAAAATGATATCAAAAGTTCCTTCTCGCGGAAGGGGTTCGTTATCAACTGCATAAAGATCATAGGCTGAGGCGGTTGCTGTCTTTTCGCCTTTTAAAACCAAATCTGCCAAGAGATCGGCATCTACTCCAAAAGCCCAGGCATCTATCTCATCGCCGATAGAGGGGTTAATTTGCTTGTAAATATTCCACATTTCTTGCGGTGTCATAGGTTACTCCTTTGTAATTTTTTACTTACTTCTTTTACACGTTCTAGGTGGTCTGGATGGTCAATCTCTAAATTAAAAATATCTGGAATAGAACTGTAGTGAATAATGCATTTGATACCCATCTGATTCATTTTTTTATGAAAGAAGCATTCAGATAGCCTGCTACAGCAAAGTCAATTTTTTTCGCCCTTGCTTTATCCTGCATCTGTCTTAGCATATCTAACATTATTGGACTTTCCATATCATGCCATTTACTGTTTCTCACAGTCGCAAAAACAAAAGAAGTCAAATCATTCATTCCAACTATAATCTTTGAAATACCAGTTTCCAGTATCCTGTCCAAGTCAAAATATGCTGACGGTAATTCAATCATTGTGCCGACTTTCCCAGTAAAATCCTGCTGACGCAATACTGTAATAGCTTGCTTTAACTGCTCAGCATCATTGACAAAAGGAAAGATAACAGACAGATTGGGATTGTTTTGATAAACTTCTGTAACGACATTGGACTCAGCCTGAAATTCATTCGGACACGCCAATAAACGCCTAGTACCTCTATAGCCAAACAAGGGATGCCCTTCGTCAAAAAACTCTTTAGTCCCCTCTAGACAATTAGCTTCTGTATTCGTTAATTCTGAAAAACGATACCAAACTTCCTCATCAGAGTACAAGGAGCAGATAGTATCTAGATAATCTTTTATAAATTGCTGACAACTTGGTAACAGGATGTTTTGATTGAGCTCTCTTAACAAGTATTCCCCACGAATCATACCAATATGGTGAAATAGCTGAGGATAAACTTTTTTAATAATTTTTTCCCCACTAAGAGCCAGTTGGTTTTGCATGTCCATTCACCTCGTCTTAAGAGATATAATATCAGCTATCATTATATGACACTTTTCTCTAGTTCAAAAGCTACATAAGGTCCAATTAACTCATATCCTAAAAATTCTGCTACTTTTTTGGAAGCCTCGTTATGAGCATCCCAAAGAGGAATCATATCTCTATTCAAACTCTCTAGAATCATTGCAGCACCAAGCTTTTTAGCAAATCCATTTCCTTGTTCGTTTGGTCTAGTTGCAACTTCCACTTCAACTGCTCCACGGTAAACTAACCCTGAGGAAATCCCAGCAATTAGTTCATTATTTTTAAGAACCACAAAGCCAAATCCACCTTTCAATGCAAAATCCTGGTAGGACTCAA
This window contains:
- a CDS encoding ASCH domain-containing protein; protein product: MTPQEMWNIYKQINPSIGDEIDAWAFGVDADLLADLVLKGEKTATASAYDLYAVDNEPLPREGTFDIILDSQDRAVCIVEITKVSVESFNQVSAEHAFKEGEGDKSLAYWRQVHKDCFAEWLREAGLTFTPDSKVVLEEFRKVYPQ